The Cetobacterium somerae ATCC BAA-474 sequence TTACTTCACCTTTTATATCTTTACCTACTTCTTTAGGTAACATAATTCTTACAAACTCCTCTAAACTTTTTTCACTTAAAGGAAAGTTAGTAACTATTGACACTTAAATACACCACTTCCTATTTCATTAATAATAAAACTAAAATTCCAATTATGATTCTATATACTCCAAAAGCCACAAAAGTTCTCTTTTTTATATATCCCATAAACCAATTAATAACAACATATGCTACAACAAAAGAAACTACAGATCCTACTATTAAAAGCTGCCATTCTAACGTTGTAAAATTAAGTCCATTTTTTAAGAGCTTCAGTAGAGTTGCCCCTGCCATTGTTGGAATAGCTAGGAAAAATGAATACTCTGCTGCTGCTGCTCTAGACACACCTAAAAGTAAAGATCCTACTATTGTTGCTCCTGAACGCGATGTTCCTGGAATCATAGCTAAACATTGGAAAAATCCAATTGTAAAAGCCAATTTATATGACATCTGCTTTATTGAAGTTACTTTACCCTTTAAGTTTTTTCTTTCAACTAAAATAAAAATAATACCATAAAGTATAAGCATACTTGCAACTACTGTTGTGTTATCCATAAAGAATTCAGATATATAATCATCTGCTAATAACCCAATAACTCCTGCAGGTAAAACCCCTACAATTATCTTTGTCCACAAAGAAAACTTCTCTTTAAACTCCTCTTTTGTTTTTACAAAAGGAGTTAAATCTTTCCAAAAGTAAGCTACAACTGATAAAATAGCTCCAAACTGAATGATTACTAAAAAGTTATCCATAAAACTTTTAGACACAAGAGGAGAGTTTATAAATCTCTCCACTAATATCATATGACCCGTACTACTTACAGGAACAAACTCTGTCATCCCTTCTACAATTCCCAGTATAATAACTAGTAAAAATGGATTCATTTCATCTCCTCCTATAGGTAGCTATCCTCTTTTTTAAGATATTTTACATAGTCAGCTACTCCGTCCTCTAAAGAACAGAACTCTTTAGTATAACCTGCTTCTCTTAATTTTCTCATAGAAGCTTGTGTAAAGTATTGATATCTTCCTCTTAAATCCTCTGGCATTGGAACAAACTCTATTACTTCTTCTGTTTTTAATTCAAAGTTTTCACTAGCATTTTTCATAGTTTCCATTGATAAGTCATGGAAGCTTCTTGCTTCTCCTGTTCCTATATTATAAACCCCTGATGGAACTTCATTAAACATACAGAAATATAACATATCAACAACATCTTTAATATAGATAAAGTCTCTTAATTGCTCTCCATCTCTGTATCCCTCTTTATGAGATTTAAATAGTTTTACTCCTCCATTTTCATTAAATTGGTTAAATGTGTGGAATACCATTGAAGCCATTCTTCCTTTATGATACTCTTGTGGTCCATAAACATTAAAGAATTTAGCTCCTATCCATTGTTTCGGAGCTTTTTCCTGCTTAAATGCCCAATCATCAAAGAATTTTTTAGAATATCCATATTTGTTTAATGGCATTAATTTTTTTAATTCTTCTGGAGTCCCCTCATCACTATATCCTTGCTCTCCTCCTCCATAAGTTGCTGCTGAAGAGGCATATACATACACAATATTTCTATCAGCACAGAAATCCCATAATTTTTTTGAATACTCATAGTTATTCTTCATTAAAAGATCTCCATCTTTCTCAGTTGTTGCTGATATAGCTCCCATGTGTAAAACTGCTGTTACTTTACTTGCATTTTCTTCATTTTCAAGCCATGCAAAAAGCTCATCTCTATCACACCAGTCAGCATAATCTCTCTTTCTTAAATTTAACCATTTTTCCTCAGTTCTTAATTTATCAACAGCTAATATATCATTTATTCCCATCTCATTTAATTTCCAAATATAAGCACTTCCTATAAATCCAGCTGCTCCTGTTACTATAATCATTTTACTTCCTCCTTGCTTTCTCTTTCTAATAAATCTTTTATATCCTCTTCAGTAATAGAAGCATGAGCAATATCTACTCCCACTCTATTTCCACCATGAAAATCTGATCCTCCAACTTTCAACAAACCTTTTTCTGTGGCCAACTTTCTATAATATTTAATCTCTTTAGGTGTATATGAACTATACTCTACCTCTAATCCATCTAATCCAGCCTCTAAAAGAATATCTATTATCTTTTCTGTTCTTTCTCTTGAATCACAAATTAAACTAGGATGAGCTAGAGCTGAGATTCCCTTGCATTCCTTTATAAGTTTTATAATCTCAATAGGATCTGAGCTACCTTTCTCTACATAAGCTACACCATTTCTTCCTAAGTACTGCTTGAAAGCTTCACCTTTTGAATAAACAAATCCTTTGTTCATCATAACATTACATATATGAGCTCTGCTCACGATAGTTCCTGTAGCTTCTTTTTCTATCTCTTCCATTGTTATTTTAAGGCCTAAATTATTTAGTTTTTTAATAATTTTTTCATTTCTTTCTTTTCTGGCTTTTTTTAGTTCTATTAGTTTTGACGCTAATTTTTCTGATTTGTCGTTTAAAAAATATCCTAAAATATGAATTTCATATCCTTGATAAGAGCATGAAAACTCTATTCCAGGTATAAATTTTAAATCTAGTTCATGGGCTATCTCTTTCCCCTCAGAAATACCTTCCATTGTATCATGGTCTGTTATTGCTATTCCTTTTAAACCAATATATTTAGCTCTTTTTAAAAGCTCTTCCACAGTAAATGTTCCATCTGAATATGTTGTATGAGTATGTAAATCATACCTTTCACTTAAATCCTTCATAAGACTCCTCCCTTAAGTAAAAATGGCACCTTTATCTCTAAAGGCGCCACAGTTTTTTAGTCATCCCACTTTTCTAATTTTGAAAAATACTCTGAATAAGCAAGGTATAAAGCCTTTGCATTTATATTATTCTTCTCTAACTTTGTCTTCTCTTTTTTCTTGTAAATATCATTTACTTGTACAACTCTAGGAGATACTTCTACAAAATACCATGATTTTGAATCAAAGAATTCTCCTCTTTTTATAAATTTATTTAGAAGTTTTCTAAATCTTTTGATCTCTTTTTCTGATAAGTCGCTCTTTTTAGAGAATTCAACTATTTCAGCCCATTCCTCTTTTGTAGCAACTTCATTAGCTATATGATTAGATGGGTTTGCCATTCTAACATATGATTGAGTTACCATATATTTAGCTAATCCTGCAGGGTCTTTAAAGTTTTCATCTTTTAAATAGTATTCTCTTGGAAGTTTTTTTACAGTTTTTTCTAATATAGAGTTAAATTGCTCTTGATCTGCTTCTGTTATCTCTCCCTTTGTCTTTAAAGAATCTAAAAACTTTACTTGTTTTTGATCTAGCTTTTGATTTCTTGCTAAATAACTTATTGGTTGATCTGCTCCATACCAATCTTCTAATTCAGATTCTCCTATTATTACTGTACTGAATGTTTCTTCCCAGTTTTTCATAGCCACTGTATCAACCTTATACTTTTCTTGTAAATTAACATTGTTTTTATTTAGTGAGCTACATGCTGTTAATGCAGCTAACATTGCAACTAGAACTATAGTTTTTTTCATTTTTCCTCCCTACACTCTTCCACAACATTTTCCGTATATTTTTCCACTTCCACACTTACAAGCTGAATCAAAATCTAATTCCTCTTCTACCCCAGGCTCTACAACTTCCTCTTCAGGATTTTTAACAACAACTTTAAACATATATGATGTTGCCTCTGTTTTTATTGTTGATAACATTCTAGAGTACATATCTCCAGATATAATTTTATATTCTACTAATGGATCTTTTTGTCCATAAGATCTTAAATAGATTCCCTCTCTTAAAGCATCTAAAGCTTTTAAGTGTTCTCTCCATCTAGCATCCACAACTTCAAATAAAACATATTTCTCTACTTTTCTCATGATTTCAGGAGTTATTTCTTCCTCTTTTTTCTCATAATCTTTCTCTATATCTCTATATATTTTATCAGCATACTCTTCAACTGTTAAAGCTTTATATTCTTCCATATCTGTTATTTCATATCCGTACTTCTCAAGAAGAGCATCTTTAACTCCAACAATATCCCACTCATCTTTAAATTCTCCTACAAATCTTTCTACAACTATATCAGAAATACTTGATTTTAACATTCCTAAAATTGTTTCTTTTAAGTCTTCTTTCTCTAAAGCTTCATTTCTACTTGCATAGATAGCTTCTCTTTGCTTATTCATTACATCATCAAATTCAAGAAGATTTTTTCTAATTCCGAAGTTTCTTGATTCAACTTTCTTCTGAGCATTTTCGATAGCTTTATTTATCATTCTATGTTGAATTGATTCTCCTTCAGGTAGTCCAAGCTTTTCCATAACTCCTTGAATTCTTTCAGATCCAAACAATCTCATAAGGTCGTCCTCTAAACATAGATAGAATTCAGATGCTCCTGGGTCTCCCTGTCTTCCTGCTCTACCTCTTAGCTGATTATCTATTCTTCTAGACTCATGTCTCTCTGTACCTAAAATAAATAATCCACCAGCTGAAATTACTTTTTGCTTCTCCTCTTCACATTCAACTTTATATTTATCTAAAATTACTGGATAATTTCCAGCGTCTCTACTTCCAATCTCTGCAATAGCTCTGAACTCTGGATTTCCTCCTAGCATGATGTCAGTTCCTCTACCTGCCATATTAGTAGCTATTGTTACAGCCTGATATCTTCCAGCTTGAGCTACAATCTCAGCCTCTTTAGCATGTAATTTAGCATTAAGAACATTGTGAGGTATACCTTTTTCTTTTAATAACTCTGAAAGTTCTTCTGAACTTTTTATTGATACAGTACCAACTAAAACTGGTTGTCCCTTTGCATAAAGTTCTTCTATTCTTCTTATAATAGCATCTGTTTTCTCTTTTTTTGTTTTATAAACTAAATCAGGAAAATCAACTCTTTGTACAGGTTTATTTGTTGGTATTACAATTACCTCTAAACCATAAGTATGCATAAATTCTGCTGCTTCTGTTTCAGCTGTTCCTGTCATACCAGCTAATTTATCATACATTCTAAAATAGTTTTGAAGTGTTATTGATGCAAGTGTTTGATTTTCTCCAGCAACATTTACTCCTTCTTTTGCTTCAATAGCTTGATGAAGACCATCAGAGTATCTTCTACCTTCCATAGCTCTTCCAGTAAATTCATCAATTATAACTACTTCTCCCTCTCTAATTAAATAGTCTCTATCTTTTATAAATAGTTCCTTTGCTTTTAAGGCTTGATTTAAATAGTGAGTTAACTCAACATGCTCTGGTGAGTATAAGTTGTCTATATTTAATAATTGTTCAACTTTTTTAATTCCCTTATCTGTTAAAACTATGTTTCTAGCTTTTTCATCTACTTCATAGTCTCCCCATTGCTCGTCAGGAATATTCATCTCTTTTTTTGTTTTAGCATCTTTTATTTTTTCTGTTTCAAAACTTCTATCTAATCTGAAAGCTACCTGACAGAATATAGAGTACCACTTTGTTGTTTCTGAAGCTGCTCCTGATATGATTAACGGCGTTCTAGCTTCATCGATTAGTATCGAGTCAACCTCATCCACTATACAGAAATTTAAAGGTCTTTGAACCTTATCTTCAACTTTGTTAACCATATTATCTCTTAAATAGTCAAATCCAAATTCAGAGTTTGTACCATATGTAATATCAGCTTCATAAGCAGCTTTTCTTGCTGCATTTTCCATTCCATTTACAATTACCCCTGAAGTTAATCCTAAAAATTCATAAACTCTTCCCATTAACTCTCTATCTCTTTGAGCTAGATAGTCATTAACAGTTATAACGTGAACTCCTTTTCCACTTAAAGCATTTAAATAAACCGGAGCTGTTGCAACTAATGTTTTTCCTTCTCCTGTTTTCATCTCTGTTATTTTTCCTTCGTGAAGTACAATTCCACCAATTAATTGTACATCATAGTGTCTCATTCCATGAACTCTTTTTGATGCTTCTCTTACAACTGCAAAAGCTTCAACTAAAACATCATCTAATGTTTCACCTTTCTCTAATCTTTGTCTAAATTCGTAAGTTTTCCCCTTTAACTCATCATCTGAAAGTTTCTCTATTTCAGGTTCTAACGAGTTTATCATTGTTACTAATTTCTTGATTCTTTTAATCTCTCTGTCATTTCTTGTACCGAAAATCTTCTTTAATAAATCTCCAAACATCCTTACGTCCTTCCTAGCTTTATTGTGCTTATTTGTTACTCAATATATTACCATAATTAGATTTATTAGTCAATTTATAGCCCACATCTAGAAAATTTGACCCGTGATTCAAAAAAAGCTATTAATTTATACAAATTTATGTTATATTGTAATTAAAGTAACAATATATTTTAGGAGGTTTTTTATTTTGAGTATATTCAATTCTGCTAAGAAGATAATTCCTGGCCTACTACTTTGTATTTTGATTGCACAGCTTGGAGTTTTTCTTGGGAAATTTGTC is a genomic window containing:
- a CDS encoding undecaprenyl-diphosphate phosphatase is translated as MNPFLLVIILGIVEGMTEFVPVSSTGHMILVERFINSPLVSKSFMDNFLVIIQFGAILSVVAYFWKDLTPFVKTKEEFKEKFSLWTKIIVGVLPAGVIGLLADDYISEFFMDNTTVVASMLILYGIIFILVERKNLKGKVTSIKQMSYKLAFTIGFFQCLAMIPGTSRSGATIVGSLLLGVSRAAAAEYSFFLAIPTMAGATLLKLLKNGLNFTTLEWQLLIVGSVVSFVVAYVVINWFMGYIKKRTFVAFGVYRIIIGILVLLLMK
- the rfaD gene encoding ADP-glyceromanno-heptose 6-epimerase, which produces MIIVTGAAGFIGSAYIWKLNEMGINDILAVDKLRTEEKWLNLRKRDYADWCDRDELFAWLENEENASKVTAVLHMGAISATTEKDGDLLMKNNYEYSKKLWDFCADRNIVYVYASSAATYGGGEQGYSDEGTPEELKKLMPLNKYGYSKKFFDDWAFKQEKAPKQWIGAKFFNVYGPQEYHKGRMASMVFHTFNQFNENGGVKLFKSHKEGYRDGEQLRDFIYIKDVVDMLYFCMFNEVPSGVYNIGTGEARSFHDLSMETMKNASENFELKTEEVIEFVPMPEDLRGRYQYFTQASMRKLREAGYTKEFCSLEDGVADYVKYLKKEDSYL
- a CDS encoding PHP domain-containing protein; the encoded protein is MKDLSERYDLHTHTTYSDGTFTVEELLKRAKYIGLKGIAITDHDTMEGISEGKEIAHELDLKFIPGIEFSCSYQGYEIHILGYFLNDKSEKLASKLIELKKARKERNEKIIKKLNNLGLKITMEEIEKEATGTIVSRAHICNVMMNKGFVYSKGEAFKQYLGRNGVAYVEKGSSDPIEIIKLIKECKGISALAHPSLICDSRERTEKIIDILLEAGLDGLEVEYSSYTPKEIKYYRKLATEKGLLKVGGSDFHGGNRVGVDIAHASITEEDIKDLLERESKEEVK
- the secA gene encoding preprotein translocase subunit SecA, whose product is MFGDLLKKIFGTRNDREIKRIKKLVTMINSLEPEIEKLSDDELKGKTYEFRQRLEKGETLDDVLVEAFAVVREASKRVHGMRHYDVQLIGGIVLHEGKITEMKTGEGKTLVATAPVYLNALSGKGVHVITVNDYLAQRDRELMGRVYEFLGLTSGVIVNGMENAARKAAYEADITYGTNSEFGFDYLRDNMVNKVEDKVQRPLNFCIVDEVDSILIDEARTPLIISGAASETTKWYSIFCQVAFRLDRSFETEKIKDAKTKKEMNIPDEQWGDYEVDEKARNIVLTDKGIKKVEQLLNIDNLYSPEHVELTHYLNQALKAKELFIKDRDYLIREGEVVIIDEFTGRAMEGRRYSDGLHQAIEAKEGVNVAGENQTLASITLQNYFRMYDKLAGMTGTAETEAAEFMHTYGLEVIVIPTNKPVQRVDFPDLVYKTKKEKTDAIIRRIEELYAKGQPVLVGTVSIKSSEELSELLKEKGIPHNVLNAKLHAKEAEIVAQAGRYQAVTIATNMAGRGTDIMLGGNPEFRAIAEIGSRDAGNYPVILDKYKVECEEEKQKVISAGGLFILGTERHESRRIDNQLRGRAGRQGDPGASEFYLCLEDDLMRLFGSERIQGVMEKLGLPEGESIQHRMINKAIENAQKKVESRNFGIRKNLLEFDDVMNKQREAIYASRNEALEKEDLKETILGMLKSSISDIVVERFVGEFKDEWDIVGVKDALLEKYGYEITDMEEYKALTVEEYADKIYRDIEKDYEKKEEEITPEIMRKVEKYVLFEVVDARWREHLKALDALREGIYLRSYGQKDPLVEYKIISGDMYSRMLSTIKTEATSYMFKVVVKNPEEEVVEPGVEEELDFDSACKCGSGKIYGKCCGRV